Below is a genomic region from Caulobacter rhizosphaerae.
ACCGCATGACCGAACCCGCCGACGACCAGGTCGTCATCTCCCGCGCCGAATACGAGGAGCTGCTGGCCTTTCGCGCCAAGCGGACCCGGCCGGCGGAGGTCGTCGCCTTGATCCGCGCCGGCGCCACGCCTCTGCGCGCTTGGCGCCGCTATCGCGGCATGACCCAGGCCCAGCTCGCGGCGGCCGGCGGCGTCACCCAGGGCCACCTGTCCGAGCTGGAGGTGCGTGGCGGAAAGCAGGGCTCGTTCCTGACGATGCGATTCCTGGCCCGCGCCCTGGAGACGTCGCTCGACCTGCTCTAGTCGACGCGAAAAAGGCGGCAGGCTAAGCGCCTACCGCCTTCTTCAGGATCTCATTGGCCCGGGTTTGCCAACCCGGTCCTTCTTCCTGCAGCC
It encodes:
- a CDS encoding helix-turn-helix domain-containing protein, whose translation is MTEPADDQVVISRAEYEELLAFRAKRTRPAEVVALIRAGATPLRAWRRYRGMTQAQLAAAGGVTQGHLSELEVRGGKQGSFLTMRFLARALETSLDLL